From the genome of Natrinema marinum:
CTCGTCGTACTCGTCGCGGTCGAACGCCATGGCCTTCGCGACTTCGCGGACGACCGTCTGTGCCGCGGGGCCGACCTCCTCGTAGCGTTTGCGTGCCGCCTCTGCCGACGCCGGCGAAACCGTCCCGACCGTGTGCATACCCACACGGTGGGTCGACGGGCAGTTACGCGTTTTCGTTCGACTCGGGGTCCCCGCCGTCACCGTCCGAGGCCGCCCCCTCGTCCGCGTCGGCCCCGTTGCCGTCCTGCATCTCGCGGGTCAACTCGGCCGCTTCTTGCAGGACGTTCTCGGTTTCGGCGGTCATCGAGCCACGCCCCGGCCCGCGGCTCTGGCGTGCAATACCCCCCTCGAGCGAGTCCGGACGGCCAGGATCGTAGCCGTGCTGGTGGCCGGCCGTGTCGAAATCCGGCGTGTCGGTCTCTTCGGCGTGGGGACTGACGAGTTCGCCGAGTTCCTCGGGGCTGCAGTCGCTCCAGTCGGGCGCGTGCTCTTCGAGCCACGCGCGGTGCTCTTCGCGACCGAGCGAGGCGGTGATCGCGAGGTGGTTCGCGAGGTGGACCGCGTCCGCCTCCTCGGCGTCGCAGACCGGACAAGCGTATCCCATAGGTGAGCGTACGGACCCAGCCGCTAAAACGTCCCGCCGACCTCAGCCGAGTTTCCGAATCATCACGATCGCGTCCTCGTCGTTGCCGTAGTAGCCGGGCACCCGCCGGAGCGGTTCGAACCCGAACTGCCGGTAGAGCCGTTTCGCCTCGTCGTTCGATCGCCGAACCTCGAGTTTGACCGTCTCGGCACCGCGGGCGGCGAGGACGCCGAGCGAGCGGGAGAGAAGCGCCGAACCGACGCCCGCCCCGCGGTGGTCCGTGTGGACGGCGATGTCCTTGACGTGGCCGAGCGAGCGGCCGACCTGCTGCGTGACGTCGGCGACGACGTAGCCGGCGATCTCGCCGCCCGTCTGAGCGACGAGGAAGCCGGGTTCGCCGAGGAACTGCTCGAACGCGTCGTACGGCCAGGGCTGAGCGAACGAGTCGTTCTCGATGCGAACGACAGCGAGGAGATCCGCACGCTCCGCGGGCCTGATCGACACCTCGTCGCCGTCCTCGCGGGCGTGCGTCGTCACATCAAGGGGTAACGCGCGGAACGGTAAAAGCCGTACCGTCCCGGCAGCGCCGCTCGAGTGAACGCCGAGCAGACCGGCAAAAAGGCACGGACACGAACCTCGGCAGCGTTCCTGCGAGACCGCTACTCCGTCGCGCTCTCGACGCGATCGGCGTGTTTCTCGAGGTCCGCCGCCAGAGCGCGCGCCTGCGACGGCGTCAGCTCGAGTTCCTGCATGTGCTTTGGCAGATACTCCTCCGCGAGGTTGTCCAGTTCGAGCTGGAGGCGAACGCTGTCGGGGGCCTCGCGGTCGGCGGTCGCGTTCACGACGGCGACGGACTCCCACTCGAAAGCCTCACCGATCGCTTTCCCCTCGACGTAATCCAGCGTCGTGTACGCGTTGACCGTCATCAGTCGATCGGACATGCTACCTCGAGTCTCACGGCGCGAGTACTTATACTGCCGGCTCTCCCGAACGACGAGACCGCGATCGAACGACCCTCGAGTCGGTCCGCTGCCTCCGTTCCCCTCTCGAGTGCACGTTCTAGCGGCAACTGTTTCCGGATAAAGGACCGGCAAGCGACTGCGGTTCGAAAGCGATCAAGAGACGAGAAAACGGCTCATCCGGCGCTATCATATCCCTCAGAACGACGGAGGATACCGGCCGGCATCTCCGGCGTGTGAGCGAAATAACCGGCCGACGCAAGACGATACGTTCCCACGATGATGGACTCGAGTCCCGTACGCGGGCGCTGCCGGACATGACCACCCCACGTACGGATCGCACCGTCGTTCTGTCGCACCGACCGACCAGATGCCGACACCGACGATCTGTACGACGGTCGACTCGCACATCGCCGAGAGTTACGCGACGGAAGCGATGTCGCGACACGGAACGCGAGACACTCACGCCCGCTGAGTTTTCGTCGGGGATAGCGGCATAATGCTCCGCTACGAGTGAACACGGGTATCGCTTGCAGCCGAAGCGGTACTTATGCCGATAGGGTTCGAAACAGGTTCCATGACAGATGCAGCCGAATGTAAGCCGGAGCCGGCCGAGCAGGAAGGTGAGGAGCGCGATGACGCCCACCTCGACGATATCGAAGAAGGTGCCGGCTGTACGGAGATCTGGGAACACCTCGCCGAGAAACGCGAGGAGTAACACGCTCGTTTCGCCTGGGCAACGACCTTTTTACGGCAAGCCTCCTACCGAGATTCATGACCGACAATCGACCCGGCGATCGTTCGAACCGCCGCGGCGAGAACGGTCGATCGATTCCGACGGACCGCGAATCGCCCGTCGGCGCACCCGTAATCCGGGGCGACGAATCGGTCGCCGGAACTCGCGCCCGCGAGGCCGTTCAGTTCGATCCCGACGATCCCGACAGCCTCGCCGATGCCGCCGAAACCGTCCGCCAGTTCGCCGGCGGCGACAGCGGCGACGACCATCTCTTCATGCTCCGCGGCGCGGCCGCCTGTGCCGCCCTCGTCCGCGGTGAAGGCTCGTACAAAGCTGCCGCCGAACGCGCCGGCGGCGACGCCACCGTCTCGTTTATCCGAAAGTGGGCCCGCGTTCACGACCTCCCCCGATCAGTCCGCAAACAGGTCGCACTCGGCCAGATCGCACCGACCGCCGCCAAACACATCGCCCGCGTCGCCGGCGAAGCGAGACTCCTCCTCGCGTGGGCCACCCTCGACGGCAACCTCACCGTCCGCGACGTCCGCAGCGTTGCCAGCGCCGTCAACGACGATACCCCCCTCGACCAGGCCCTCGCAGACCACGGCATCACCCTCGGCCGACTCGAGCTTACCCTGTCGCCGAGCACCTACCGCGACCTCCGGCGGCGCGCCTCCATCGACGGTGTCGATCCCGGTCAGCTCGTCACCGAGGCCCTCGAACAGTATCTCGAGTGAGCCCACAGGCAGCGGAGAAAGAAACGTTTAACCGCTACTCGCCGGAAAGGGAAACTACAGGGCCGGTAGCTCAGTTTGGCAGAGCGTCTGGCTTTTAACCAGACGGTCGCGTGTTCAAATCGCGCCCGGCCCGCTTTCTGACGCCAAAGAAATTCGTGAGTTGTCGTGCCGGAACCGACGGGATTTGAACGCAGAGCATGCACCGTCTCACGAGCGAAGCGATCGACCGTGCGTTCGAGTTGCGCCCTTCCCCGTACCGAGTAGAATGCACCACGAACCGCGGACGCCAGCACGATCTCTCGAGGCCGATCAATGGAGGAGACGAGACTCGTGCTGCTCGAGCGGAGCGGGTGTCAGTACAGTGTCAGCCGTCTCGATAGTACTCTCGAAACGGTCTCGAGCGCTTCGGCTCGACGAAAGTGTCTCATGAGAAAGCCAAGGGCCGGATTTGAACCGGCGGTGGGCGGCTCTGCAGGCCGCTGCGTTCGGCCGGACTCTGCCACCTTGGCGCGTTCTACCGTTGTCACTGCGTTCGTTTAAGCATAGCGGTACGACACGAACGGTCTACTCAGTATTTCGTATAAAACTGCAAAAAGCCCCACAGCGCTAACCGCGACGCTGTGAGGCTTGAAATGAAGTATGAGTGGTCGGCGGCGAATCAGATTTCCCAGAGGCTCGCGCACTCCAGTACTGACCGAAACGCAGGCGAGCTTATCTTCCGTGTTCGGGATGGGTACGGGAGGAACCTCGCCGCTGTGGCCGCCTTAACGCCGATTCACGGAATCGAACCGCGATCATGCCAATATCGGTGGTGTCTGACCGTCATGTACGTGTAGTCCAGTTTGCGTCCGGACCCGTTCTCGCGTCACGGATCCAATGCGATGTAGTATGAGTGTGTGGCTCGATCGGTTAGTGCTCGCGGGCTCAACGCCTCGTTGCCTTGGCGCGTACACCCCGAGTCTATCGAACTCGTCTTCTACGAGTGATCTCGGTGGTATCTCTTTTTCAGGTGGGTTTCGAGCTTAGATGCGTTCAGCTCTTACCCCGTGGTGCGTGGCTGCCCGGCACGTGCTCTTTCGAACAACCGGTACACCAGTGGCACCCATTCGTAGTTCCTCTCGTACTATACGAACGTTCCCGTCAGATACCGTAACACCCCCAATAGATAGCAGCCGACCTGTCTCACGACGGTCTAAACCCAGCTCACGACCTCCTTTAATAGGCGAACAACCTCACCCTTGCCCGCTTCTGCACGGGCAGGATGGAGGGAACCGACATCGAGGTAGCAAGCCACCCGGTCGATATGTGCTCTTGCGGGTGACGACTCTGTTATCCCTAAGGTAGCTTTTCTGTCAGCAATTGGCCGCATCAAGCAGCCTAATTGGTTCGCTAGACCACGCTTTCGCGTCAGCGTCCGTCGTTGTGCCGGACACTGTCAGACTTCCTTTTGCTCTTGCGCTCTTCCTCGGGTCTCCGACCCGAGTGAGGAAATCTTGGGGCGCGCCCGATATCTTTTCAGGCGCGTACCGCCCCAGTCAAACTGCCCGGCTACCAGTGTCCTCCGCCAGGAGTGAGAGTCGCAGTCACCATCGGGTAGTATTTCAATGCTGCCTCGGTGGCCCGCTAGCGCGGGTACCTGTGTAACGGCTCCTACCTATGCTGCACAATGGCGACCACGTCTCAGTGACAGCCTGCAGTAAAGCTCTATAGGGTCTTCGCTTCCCCTTGGGGGTCTCCAGACTCCGCACTGGAACGTACAGTTCACCGGGCCCAACGTTGGGACAGTGGCGCTCTCGTTGATCCATTCATGCAAGCCGCTACTGAAGCGGCAAGGTACTACGCTACCTTAAGAGGGTCATAGTTACCCCCGCCGTTAACAGGTCCTTCGTCCCCTTGTACGGGGTGTTCAGATACCTGCACTGGGCAGGATTCAGTGACCGTACGAGTCCTTGCGGATTTGCGGTCACCTATGTTGTTACTAGACAGTCGGAGCGCCCGAGTCACTGCGACCTGCCCCTTCGCGGGGCAGGCATCCCTTATTGCGAACGTACGGGACTAACTTGCCGAATTCCCTAACGTCGGTTACTCCCGACAGACCTTGGCTTTCGCCGCCACGAGTACCTGTGTCGGATCTCGGTACGGACAGTGTGCTTGCCTTTTCACGGGCTCTAGGTTGGCCTCTCTTACGCTATCCAGCCATTCGTTCGCTTCGTGCCATTACGGCTTCCACGAATTTCGACTGTTCGACCGGGCGAAGGCCCGGCAGAGGCGGCCCCAAAGCGTCGGCTTTGAGTGCACACTGGCATAGGAATATTAACCTATTTCCCTGTTGTCAGCTTCGACTTACGGGCTGACTTAGGACCGGCTAACCCTCAGCTGATTAGCATTGCTGAGGAACCCTTACTCGTTCGGCCGTCGGGGTTCTAACCCGACTAACGCTGCTACTATGACCAGGATTTTCGTTACTGAACGGTCCACACGACTTCTCAGCCGTGCTTCCACCCGAACAGAACGCCAACCTACAAGATTGCGGTTTGATCCGCACTGCTAGGTCTCGGTGGTGGATTTGAGCCCCGATCATTTTGGGCGCCTCAAACCTCGGCCGGTAAGCTGTTACGCTTTTCTTAGAGGGTAGCTGCTTCTAAGCTCACCTCCCGGCTGTCTAGGGCTTGAGACCACCTTCGATCGCACTTAATCCACACTTGGGGACCTTAACCCAGCTCTGGGTTGTCTCCCTCACGGTACACAGGCTTACCCCGCGCACCGGACTCCCTGCGTCAAACGGCGTTCGTAGGTTCGGAGTTGGACAGGGGGGCGCACTCCTCTCGGAGTGCGGTCCCCCAATCCGTCGCTCTACCCCACGAACTACCTCGGCAGAGGTCATGCTTCGACATGTTTCGGTTGGAACCAGCTGTTTCCGGACTCGATGGGCCTTTCACCCCTACACAAAGGTCACGAGAGGGTATTGTAGGACACCAACTCTAACAGGCCTCCACGTGCCTTTCGGCACGCTTCACCTTGCCCTTGCGTAGATCGTCCGGTTTCGGGTCGTGCCCGTTTGACTCCCCGCGCTTGAACACGGCGGCCCTCGTCGTAAGACTGCGGCCATGTCGGTTTCCCTTCGCCTTCCTCGATAATCGAGTTAGACTCGTCAAACAGGCACACTCCCTGGTTCGTTTTTCAAAACGTACGACAGAACATCGGCTTCCCAAACTTCCTACTTGAGGCTCGCGCCTGGTTCGTTTTGTCCGGGACCTTCTATGCCCTGTCGCTCCATCGCCAACTGATTTCACGCCCTATTGCACCTCCCTTCTTGGGGTGCTTTTCAGCGTTCGCTCACGCTACTTGTTCGCTATCGGTCTTGAGGAGTGTTTAGTCTTCGCGGTCGATGCCCGCGAAATTCACGAGGGATATCCAACCCCCGCTACTCTGGAGCTGACTCGTTCCTTACTAATCGACAGTACGGGACTGTCACCCTGTCTCGTGCTCTATTCCAAGAGACTTCGTGTCGCGGTTCGGGAAGTGATCGTCAGTCCGAACACCACATTGCCCGTGAAGGCTTCGGTTTGGACTGTATCGCGTTCATTCGCCATTACTAACGACATCACATTCGTTTTCTTTTCCTGTCGATACTAAGATGTTTCAATTCTCGACGTTCCCCATTGCGCGAAGCAATTGCGGTGGGGATTCCCATTCGGAGATCCTATGTTCTTCGCCTCCGTGCGGCTCCCATAGGCTTATCGCAGCTTGGCACGTCCTTCTTCAGCTCTCAAGCCGAGCGATCCACCAGCTGGCACAGTAGCCACGTTCATCGGATCGGCGTTGCACCGAAGTGCAACATCGTGACCCGGGAACGGGTCCAGTGGACGCCTGGACTACACGTACACACGGTCTCATCTGCACGCCGGTAGACGGCCGGCCTGCATTAACCCTTCCCAGCCACGTTTACACGGGCTGGTGCATCGGTTTCGTTCGGATTCAATCGTCGGGCCTTGCCCCACTTAAGGGGCACGATCCGAGATTTCCACCGAGTGATGGACCCACAGGGATTCGAACCCTGGGCATCCTCCTTGCAAAGGAGGCACTCTCCCACTGAGCTATGGGCCCACTCCCATCGCGCTTGGACGCGATGGGACATCTAGTGTTAGCCTTGGTAGTTCAAAGGTGCCCGATCGGCCGGTCGGACGACGTGGTCGATCGAACGCGAACCGTGTGGGCTGGGGCGTCGCCCCAGTCCCGGTCTGTGGAGGTGATCCAGCCGCAGATTCCCCTACGGCTACCTTGTTACGACTTAAGCCCCCTTGCGGAGCCCAGATTCGACCGACGTTACGTCGGCCTCATCCGGACCCCACTCGGGTGCTTTGACGGGCGGTGTGTGCAAGGAGCAGGGACGTATTCACCGCCGTCTTCTGAACGGCGATTACTACCGAATCCAGCTTCATGAGGACGAGTTTCAGTCCTCAATCCGAACTACGACCGAGTTTCGGAGATTAGCGCCCCCTTTCGGGGTTGCATCCCACTGTCTCGGCCATTGTAGCCCGCGTGTCGCCCAGCACATTCGGGGCATACTGACCTACCGTTGCCCGTTCCTTCCTCCAGTTTGGCACTGGCAGTCCTCCTAATGTACCCAACCACCACAAGGGTGTTGCTGGCAATTAGGAGTGCGGGTCTCGCTCGTTGCCTGACTTAACAGGACGCCTCACGGTACGAGCTGACGGCGGCCATGCACCTCCTCTCAATGGCTCCAGTAAGGTCATCAACCTGACCTTCACAGCACATTGTCGATGCTGGTGAGATGTCCGGCGTTGAGTCCAATTAAACCGCAGGCTCCTCCGGTTGTAGTGCCCCCGCCAATTCCTTTAAGTTTCATCCTTGCGGACGTACTTCCCAGGCGGTCTGCTTCACGGCTTCCCTACGGCACAGCACTGGCTCGTAGCCAGTGCCACACCTAGCAGACATCGTTTACAGCTCGGACTACCCGGGTATCTAATCCGGTTCGTGACCCGAGCTTTCGTCCCTCACCGTCGGATCCGTCTTCCAGAGGCGCTTTCGCCACCGGTGGTCCGTCCAGGATTACGGGATTTCACTCCTACCCCAGACGTACCCCTCTGGTCTTCCGGTCCCAAGCCACGCAGTTTCCACCGGACGCCCACGCGTTAAGCGCGCGGATTTCCCGATGGACTTGCGCGGCCAGCTACGGACGCTTTAGGCCCAATAAGAGCGGTCATCACTCGTGCTGCCGGTATTACCGCGGCGGCTGGCACCGGTCTTGCCCAGCACTTATTCCACCACCACCTTACGGTGGTGAAAAGCGAGGACTATATGCCCTCGCACTTGGAGTCCCCTTATCGCACTCTCGTGCAGTGTAAAGGTTTCGCGCCTGCTGCGCCCCGTAGGGCCCGGTATCTTGTCTCAGATACCGTCTCCGGGCTCTTGCTCTCACAACCCGTACCGATTACAGGCACGGTGGGCCGTTACCCCACCGTCTACCTAATCGGCCGCAGCCACATCCTATGGCGCCGGAGCGTTTCGCGTTCACGCCACTCCAGGCTGTGAACGGTATTCCGAATTAGCCTCAGTTTCCCGAGGTTGTTCGGATCCATAGGGTAGTTTGGCCACGTGTTACTGAGCTATCTGCTACGAGTCTGAACTCGTGCAACTAGCATGGCTAAATCGGACTCCAATAGCAATGACCTCCGGCAGGATCAACCGGAATGCTCTTCCCCGGCAGAGCCGGGGAGGTTGGCGGTGAATGTAGGTACACACTCACACTTCGCTATATGGTCCACGTTCGATGACGCAGTCGGTCGCGATGACCAGTCGGGCGTCACCGAACTACCAAGGCTAACATCAGATCCCATCTGTACGGCGGACCGCAGGGGTAGGATCCTCATTTCCTTCGGACGTATTCATAGGCCACCAGGGGTACATAACCCCTTCGAACCCTTCTCGTCCGAGCTGGCAGCCCGCTGAAAGCGGGCCGCCGTTCACGTCACATCCGAGTGCCCTCGTACACTTAAGGGCGTCGGATCGTTCCCACGCCGGAAACCGCATCCGGCGAGGGTGTGTGCGATCCAAACTGAACGCCCTGATACGTATAAAGGCGTCGGATCGCTGCGGCCGGCGATGCCGGCCGCGAGCACATCTTTTCCGGAACGCCCGTATACTGATAAGGCCATCGGATCGAACCGACGGCGTGTCAGAGGGTGGATGCAGTGCCTACCTCCGCGCCGGGTTTCGGCCGGAGGGAACGTGGCGGCGTGCGCCACGTCGTTCGCATTAATGTCGAAGGCCGGGTTCACATATAAGGCCGTCGTCTCGAGCGGCCATCGGAACCCGATACCATGGCACGGTTTTCCACGAGAAGGTGACCTCGCTGACACTAATAAAGGAGTTAGCGCGAGCGAGCGGCGATATCTGTTCAGCAGAATGTCACGCGGGCGGAGGTCGGCCGGTCATCCCACCCTCGAAGGTACGGTCGGGCCGGATGATACCCGCGTGGTCGCACTCGAGCGCACACGCGCAAGAAGGTGTCGTGTCGCGGGGCACGCATCGATGCCGATAAACCACGTGCGTTGTAAGGGGCAGACGAATGGTCCGGGACCCGTTCGCTTCGGAGTCGACGCCGTCCGCAGAGGAAATCTGCTCTGCGCTGGACGATCCCGACTGCCGCGAGATCATCCGGAAGCTCGAGGAGCCGATGACGGCCTCGGAGTTAACGAAGCAATGTGAGATCCCGCAGTCGACGCTGTACCGAAAGCTCGAGTTACTGACCGAGTCGACCCTGCTCGAGGAGTCGACCGAGATCCGCCAGGACGGCCACCACGCGAGCAAGTACTCGATCGCCTTCGACGAGATCACGCTCTCGTTGGACGAGGATCGATCGCTGACCGTCCAGATCGAGCGGCCGGCCCGGACGGCAGACGAGCGGCTCGCGGAACTGTGGTCGGAGGTGCGAAAAGAAACATGAATCCATTCCCCAGCGGATCGGCCGGGATGATGCTCGCGCTGGCGGTTGTCAAGACGCTCGTGCTCGTCGTGGGGAGCGTCATCACGTACTTCGCGTTCAAGGCGTACCGTCGGACACGGCAGCCAGCACTCGGCTATCTCACGGCCGGGTTCGGACTCGTCACGCTCGGGCTGGTGCTGGCGGGCATGCTATACGAGGTCCTCGGCGTGGAACTCGCGACAGGAATCCTGCTCGAGAGCTGTCTCGTCCTCGTCGGTTTTCTGGTGATCGCCTACTCGCTGTACGTCCAGTAGGTCGTCTCTGAAACTCGTCGTCTCTGCCACATCTCGAGGTCGCGAGTCGCCACGCGAACGCGGGAAACCGTGTCCCGACAGCGTCCCTCGTCACCGATTCAGCGTGTGAATCGCGTGACCGAGCGCGTTCTCGGCGGCTTCCATCACCGACTCCGAGAGCGTCGGGTGGGCGTGGACGGTCGCGGCGACGTCCTCGAGGGTCGCCCCCAACTCGATCGCGAGCCCGAGTTCGGCGATCAGTTCCGACGCCTCCGGACCGACGATCGACGCGCCGAGCAGATACCCCTCGGTCTCGTCGGCGACGACCTTGACGAAGCCGTCGTCGTGGCCGGTCGTCAGCGCGCGGCCGCTGGCGCGGACGGGGAACGTCCCGATCGCGGTCTCGAAACCGGCGTCCTCGGCGTCGGATTCGCTCATCCCGACGGTGGCGATCTCGGGGTCGGTGAAGACGACGGCCGGCATCGCCTGGTGGTCGAGCGCCGCGGGTTCGCCGGCGATCACCTCGGCAGCGACTTTCCCCTCGGCGCTTCCCTTGTGGGCAAGCATCGGTTCGCCGGCGACATCGCCCACGGCGAAGATGTGACCAACGTTCGTGCGTGCGCGCGAATCGGTCGCGATGAATCCGCGGTCGTCGGTCTCGATGCCGGCTTCCTCGAGGTCGAGCGTGTCCGAGACCGGTTCGCGGCCGACGGCCACGAGTACGTTCTCGGCGTCGAACTCGAGGCGCTCGTCGGTGACCTGCGTCGCCTCGCCGCCACCGTCGGCGGCTGGCTGGTCGGCGGGCTCGGCGACGACGCGGACCCCGCCATCCTCGCGGTCGTGCCAGTCCGACGCAGTGTAGCCGAACTCGAACTCGATCCCGAGATCGGTCGCCCGCTGCTTCACGGGTCGTTTGAGATCCTCGTCGTATCCCGGAAGGATCGAGTCGAGCATCTCGAGGACGGTCACGTCGGTCCCCAGTTTGGCGAAGACGCTCGCAAGTTCCATCCCGATGTAGCCGGCGCCGACGACGACCAGCGAGTCGGGAACGGACTCGAGGGCGAGTGCCTGTCTCGAGTCCAGGACGGGCTCGTCGGCGAACTCGAAGTTCGGGATCTCGATCGGGCGGGAACCGGTCGCGACGATCGCGTGCTCGAACTCGAGGGTCTCCGAGCCCTGTCCCTCGCCGCTGTGGGAGACGCGAACGGTGTTCTCGTCCGCGAAGCGAGCGGTTCCCTCGAGCAGGTTCACCTGATTGGCCTTACAGAGCTTCTCGACGCCGCTCGTGAGTTGGTCGACGACGCCGTCTTTCCAGTCCATCATGCCGGCGAGGTCGACCGCCGGCTCGGCGTGGATGCCCATTTCCTCGGCGGTGGCGGCCTCGTGGGCGAGGCCCGTCGCGGTGATCAGCGCTTTCGACGGGATACAGCCGTAGTTCAGGCAGGTCCCGCCGTAAGCGTCTCTCTCGACGAGCGTGACGTCCAGATCGAGCTGTCCGGCGCGGATCGCGGCCACGTAGCCGGCGGGCCCCGCGCCGATGACCAGTACGTCCGTCCCAGTGGTGACGTCTCCGACGACCATTACGCGAACGAAAGGGCCGAAGGATACTGTAGGTATTCCTTGGCGACGGCAGACGAGCGGGAAACGAGGCGATGGGCGAACACTCGATGGGGCGACGAGAACGTCCGAGATGCGTACGGGACCGTCCGGCTGATATTGCGGTCGCGTTCGATCGCCGAGTACGGTGGCGCCCGAAGAGCACTCGCGGGCAGTCAGATAACTGTCGACTCCCAGAAACGGATCACCATCGAGCGTCAGCGGTCCGGCGAGCTCGATGACATCCGTGGCGACATCCGAGCGATCGGTTCCCATTTGGCGCCACTGGCCGGCGAACTCACAGATCGGTCCGTTGGAACCGATAGTAGCCGATCGCGACGGGCACGACCAG
Proteins encoded in this window:
- a CDS encoding DUF6360 family protein, yielding MSDRLMTVNAYTTLDYVEGKAIGEAFEWESVAVVNATADREAPDSVRLQLELDNLAEEYLPKHMQELELTPSQARALAADLEKHADRVESATE
- a CDS encoding DUF7521 family protein, which gives rise to MNPFPSGSAGMMLALAVVKTLVLVVGSVITYFAFKAYRRTRQPALGYLTAGFGLVTLGLVLAGMLYEVLGVELATGILLESCLVLVGFLVIAYSLYVQ
- a CDS encoding DUF7119 family protein, producing the protein MTDNRPGDRSNRRGENGRSIPTDRESPVGAPVIRGDESVAGTRAREAVQFDPDDPDSLADAAETVRQFAGGDSGDDHLFMLRGAAACAALVRGEGSYKAAAERAGGDATVSFIRKWARVHDLPRSVRKQVALGQIAPTAAKHIARVAGEARLLLAWATLDGNLTVRDVRSVASAVNDDTPLDQALADHGITLGRLELTLSPSTYRDLRRRASIDGVDPGQLVTEALEQYLE
- a CDS encoding DUF5810 domain-containing protein translates to MGYACPVCDAEEADAVHLANHLAITASLGREEHRAWLEEHAPDWSDCSPEELGELVSPHAEETDTPDFDTAGHQHGYDPGRPDSLEGGIARQSRGPGRGSMTAETENVLQEAAELTREMQDGNGADADEGAASDGDGGDPESNENA
- the rimI gene encoding ribosomal protein S18-alanine N-acetyltransferase; this encodes MTTHAREDGDEVSIRPAERADLLAVVRIENDSFAQPWPYDAFEQFLGEPGFLVAQTGGEIAGYVVADVTQQVGRSLGHVKDIAVHTDHRGAGVGSALLSRSLGVLAARGAETVKLEVRRSNDEAKRLYRQFGFEPLRRVPGYYGNDEDAIVMIRKLG
- the lpdA gene encoding dihydrolipoyl dehydrogenase, with amino-acid sequence MVVGDVTTGTDVLVIGAGPAGYVAAIRAGQLDLDVTLVERDAYGGTCLNYGCIPSKALITATGLAHEAATAEEMGIHAEPAVDLAGMMDWKDGVVDQLTSGVEKLCKANQVNLLEGTARFADENTVRVSHSGEGQGSETLEFEHAIVATGSRPIEIPNFEFADEPVLDSRQALALESVPDSLVVVGAGYIGMELASVFAKLGTDVTVLEMLDSILPGYDEDLKRPVKQRATDLGIEFEFGYTASDWHDREDGGVRVVAEPADQPAADGGGEATQVTDERLEFDAENVLVAVGREPVSDTLDLEEAGIETDDRGFIATDSRARTNVGHIFAVGDVAGEPMLAHKGSAEGKVAAEVIAGEPAALDHQAMPAVVFTDPEIATVGMSESDAEDAGFETAIGTFPVRASGRALTTGHDDGFVKVVADETEGYLLGASIVGPEASELIAELGLAIELGATLEDVAATVHAHPTLSESVMEAAENALGHAIHTLNR
- a CDS encoding winged helix-turn-helix domain-containing protein, whose translation is MVRDPFASESTPSAEEICSALDDPDCREIIRKLEEPMTASELTKQCEIPQSTLYRKLELLTESTLLEESTEIRQDGHHASKYSIAFDEITLSLDEDRSLTVQIERPARTADERLAELWSEVRKET